One Thermodesulfobacteriota bacterium DNA window includes the following coding sequences:
- a CDS encoding tripartite tricarboxylate transporter TctB family protein, protein MRKYRGILFPGAMLAAGAIYGYMALKMPLGNLSMPGAGFYPTVVGAFLVISALVCLLQELRSPDAVPPDTTPSADGSAAAGGRVGRMAWLTALMIGYILALKPLGYPVSIAAFLVAATRIFGARNWAVAAIVAVVLSVVSYFAFIVWLKVPLPLGILDGILG, encoded by the coding sequence ATGAGGAAATACCGCGGAATCCTGTTCCCGGGCGCGATGCTGGCCGCGGGAGCGATCTACGGTTACATGGCCCTGAAGATGCCTTTGGGGAACCTGTCCATGCCCGGCGCCGGTTTCTACCCGACGGTCGTGGGCGCGTTCCTCGTCATATCGGCCCTGGTGTGCCTGTTGCAGGAGCTGCGGTCGCCAGATGCCGTACCGCCGGATACCACACCCTCGGCGGACGGGTCCGCGGCAGCGGGGGGCAGGGTCGGCAGGATGGCGTGGCTGACGGCCCTCATGATCGGCTACATCCTCGCGCTGAAGCCGCTCGGCTACCCCGTTTCCATCGCCGCCTTCCTCGTGGCGGCGACCCGGATCTTCGGCGCCCGCAACTGGGCGGTCGCGGCGATCGTGGCCGTGGTCCTTTCCGTCGTTTCCTATTTCGCATTCATCGTCTGGCTGAAGGTTCCCTTGCCTCTCGGGATACTCGACGGGATCCTGGGGTAG